One segment of Fimbriimonadales bacterium DNA contains the following:
- the rpe gene encoding ribulose-phosphate 3-epimerase — protein sequence MNRIIAPSILSADFGRLADTIRMLDEADCDWIHFDVMDGTFVPPITFGAQMVAALRPLTKKPFDCHLMIEHPETQIEMFRDAGVERLTVHVEACRHLHRTLQEIRQADLCAGVAFNPGTPLNAAREVLELVDLILVMTVNPGWGGQEFIRSCLRKIQEARQMAPHHHVEVDGGIDAETVCEAANHGANVFVVGSYAFSGKPKERISKIRSALCKG from the coding sequence ATGAATCGAATTATCGCACCATCTATTCTTTCAGCGGATTTCGGAAGGCTCGCTGATACGATTCGTATGTTGGACGAAGCGGATTGTGATTGGATTCACTTCGATGTAATGGATGGAACTTTCGTTCCCCCCATCACTTTCGGTGCGCAGATGGTCGCTGCATTGCGACCCTTGACAAAGAAGCCATTCGACTGTCATTTAATGATTGAGCATCCCGAGACACAAATCGAAATGTTTCGAGATGCCGGTGTCGAACGGTTGACGGTGCATGTAGAGGCTTGTCGGCATTTGCATCGAACATTGCAAGAAATCCGTCAAGCGGACCTTTGTGCTGGAGTCGCTTTCAATCCTGGAACACCTCTAAACGCTGCGAGAGAGGTTTTGGAATTGGTGGATTTAATTCTCGTAATGACTGTGAACCCTGGGTGGGGGGGGCAAGAATTTATTAGGAGTTGCTTGCGAAAAATTCAGGAAGCGCGACAGATGGCTCCTCATCATCATGTGGAAGTGGATGGCGGGATCGATGCCGAGACGGTATGCGAAGCGGCTAATCATGGTGCGAATGTTTTTGTCGTCGGGAGTTATGCCTTTTCCGGAAAGCCTAAAGAACGCATTTCTAAGATACGGAGCGCACTGTGCAAAGGTTGA
- a CDS encoding protein kinase, producing MIVGEVVRVRYEITEELPSSAIFANYVARDRLHNSQVCLRFVKKPFSDEPEFVQMLCQVVEQAMKLDHPGIAKCYGIEEHDGKPFVICEFIRGSTLAERIRRLAPFSPSVACEIGIAIAEALSYASERGMIHGDLCADHVIATLEGRTAVIDFGLWRCYGASQTAGAVVLSRMAPYLAPEVIEGGMPSQSSDVYALGVILFELLTGNFPFRGQTPAAILAKHLSQPPPSVRAINPAIPPVFDAIVNKALAKNVLERYESPSQLLRDLRQLLDALRFGKKLTWPLEHEEGEEHVAPVKTYAEKKEEQKRAQVVFPNVPKASTKPESRPVSTRTTRLSEPDDVPFWLRATVFAAAGAFVMFVIGWIIFNLTQRPIVEAPSLLGMPISQAKEQAKRVNLDVAELGSEYNERYPQPGTVIYQYPAPKTPMREGGIIQVRLSLGSRMVEVPDLRGLTVTEAKTRLEKIGLELDPTTRQAPSRTISEGLIISTDPAPHERVERGTEITVTVSSGEKRAERTRRDVSELIENRFSLSFRVQESEEPVLVRVEMTDARGVEEVIFEEQRPGGSEIVLKDIPGYGKEATFRIYFNGFLDQTVRRRGEKTE from the coding sequence GTGATTGTAGGTGAAGTTGTACGTGTTCGCTACGAGATAACCGAGGAATTACCCTCCTCGGCGATTTTTGCGAATTACGTAGCGCGTGACCGTTTGCATAACTCACAGGTCTGTTTACGATTCGTCAAAAAACCTTTTTCCGACGAGCCCGAGTTCGTTCAAATGCTTTGCCAAGTCGTGGAACAGGCAATGAAATTAGATCACCCGGGGATAGCAAAATGCTACGGAATCGAAGAACACGATGGGAAGCCATTCGTTATTTGTGAGTTTATTCGAGGAAGCACGTTGGCAGAAAGGATACGACGTTTGGCTCCGTTTTCTCCTTCGGTCGCATGCGAGATAGGAATTGCAATTGCAGAAGCCCTTTCCTATGCATCGGAAAGAGGAATGATTCATGGAGATTTGTGCGCAGACCATGTAATCGCAACTTTGGAAGGACGCACTGCGGTTATCGATTTCGGATTGTGGAGATGTTATGGCGCGAGCCAAACTGCAGGCGCAGTGGTGCTGTCCAGGATGGCTCCGTATTTAGCGCCGGAAGTCATCGAGGGTGGAATGCCTTCGCAGAGTTCGGATGTTTACGCATTGGGTGTGATTCTGTTCGAACTTTTGACGGGAAATTTTCCGTTTCGAGGTCAAACACCCGCTGCGATCTTAGCGAAGCATCTTTCTCAACCCCCGCCGTCCGTTCGAGCAATCAACCCGGCAATCCCCCCCGTATTTGATGCCATCGTGAACAAAGCATTAGCGAAAAACGTTTTAGAACGCTATGAATCTCCTTCGCAACTTCTCCGAGATTTGCGTCAACTTTTGGACGCACTTCGCTTTGGCAAAAAACTTACATGGCCTTTGGAACACGAAGAGGGGGAGGAACATGTAGCACCTGTTAAAACCTATGCCGAAAAGAAAGAGGAGCAGAAACGAGCACAGGTTGTATTTCCTAACGTGCCGAAGGCGAGCACGAAGCCGGAATCTCGTCCTGTGTCAACGCGGACGACCCGCCTGAGCGAACCGGATGATGTTCCTTTTTGGCTTCGCGCCACTGTTTTTGCTGCTGCTGGCGCATTCGTTATGTTCGTGATCGGCTGGATTATTTTCAATTTAACGCAACGCCCCATTGTAGAAGCCCCCTCGTTATTGGGAATGCCGATATCTCAAGCGAAAGAACAGGCAAAGCGAGTGAATTTGGATGTCGCAGAACTCGGTTCTGAATACAATGAGCGCTATCCCCAACCGGGCACGGTAATTTATCAGTATCCTGCTCCGAAAACTCCCATGCGCGAGGGGGGGATTATTCAGGTTCGTTTGAGTTTAGGAAGTCGGATGGTTGAAGTTCCTGATTTGCGTGGTCTGACGGTTACAGAAGCGAAGACTCGATTAGAAAAAATCGGTTTGGAACTCGATCCTACGACTCGTCAGGCTCCGAGCAGAACGATATCCGAAGGGCTTATCATATCCACAGACCCAGCCCCACATGAGCGAGTGGAACGCGGGACGGAAATCACCGTGACGGTAAGCAGTGGCGAAAAACGGGCTGAGCGAACAAGAAGAGATGTTTCTGAACTCATCGAAAACAGGTTCAGTCTTTCGTTTCGAGTTCAAGAAAGCGAAGAACCTGTTTTAGTTCGAGTGGAGATGACGGATGCGAGAGGGGTGGAGGAAGTGATTTTCGAAGAACAACGACCGGGGGGGTCGGAGATTGTGCTGAAAGATATTCCCGGTTATGGGAAAGAGGCGACGTTTAGGATTTACTTCAATGGATTTTTAGACCAAACTGTTCGGAGGAGGGGCGAAAAGACGGAATGA
- the aroB gene encoding 3-dehydroquinate synthase, whose protein sequence is MKDRNGIEFVAGDKRYPVFISRANVADILSFLGNSESTRCFVITDHNVWKAHGKDFEELGPVKVFLAGEESKNIETWQECLVWLARNGADRKSVLVLVGGGVVSDLGGFVAATYMRGLRYVTVATSLLGQIDAALGGKTGIDLPDGKNLVGAFHHPLAVWCDYTRLNTLPNVEFRNGIVEAIKYAAIIVPQLFEEILNDSERLLSLEPAALCSLVEQCVQAKARVVAEDPEERSGRRAILNFGHTVGHALETALEYRGLSHGEAVMIGMIIESEIGKRLGITQPEVSETLQRAASVWGLPTSIPKGILKEELLNIMQLDKKVVSGRIGMALVSELGKCSLVPDISEDVILEVLKKS, encoded by the coding sequence ATGAAGGATAGAAACGGAATCGAATTCGTTGCAGGAGATAAACGTTATCCCGTTTTTATTTCGAGAGCGAATGTTGCGGATATCCTTTCGTTCTTGGGAAATTCGGAAAGCACTCGATGCTTCGTCATCACAGACCACAATGTTTGGAAGGCTCATGGAAAAGATTTCGAGGAGTTAGGTCCTGTCAAAGTTTTTCTTGCGGGTGAAGAGAGTAAAAATATCGAAACATGGCAGGAATGTCTCGTGTGGCTGGCACGCAACGGCGCAGACAGGAAGTCGGTTCTCGTTTTAGTAGGAGGGGGGGTCGTTTCGGATTTAGGAGGCTTCGTTGCCGCAACTTATATGCGAGGACTGCGATATGTCACCGTTGCTACGAGCCTTTTGGGTCAAATAGACGCGGCATTGGGGGGGAAAACAGGGATTGATTTACCCGACGGAAAAAATTTAGTAGGAGCATTTCATCATCCCTTGGCAGTTTGGTGCGATTATACACGTTTGAATACTCTCCCGAACGTAGAATTTCGAAATGGAATCGTAGAAGCGATAAAGTATGCGGCAATTATTGTCCCCCAATTGTTCGAGGAGATCCTGAACGACTCGGAAAGACTTCTTTCCCTAGAGCCCGCAGCATTATGCAGTTTGGTAGAACAATGCGTACAGGCGAAGGCTCGCGTGGTTGCGGAAGATCCTGAGGAAAGGAGTGGGAGGAGGGCTATTCTGAATTTCGGGCATACGGTGGGTCATGCTTTGGAAACCGCCTTAGAATATCGCGGTCTATCCCACGGCGAAGCCGTGATGATTGGTATGATAATCGAGTCGGAAATCGGAAAACGGTTGGGGATAACCCAGCCCGAAGTGAGCGAAACTTTGCAACGAGCGGCTTCGGTTTGGGGATTGCCGACTTCTATTCCGAAAGGAATCCTAAAAGAGGAGTTATTGAATATTATGCAGTTAGACAAAAAGGTGGTATCGGGACGAATCGGGATGGCATTAGTAAGCGAATTAGGAAAATGTTCCCTCGTTCCCGATATATCAGAAGACGTAATTCTCGAGGTACTCAAAAAATCTTGA
- a CDS encoding shikimate kinase: MTESLKAIRFMAVILVGMMGSGKSTVGRLAASLFGLKFIDLDEEIERTAGIKIAEIFKRYGEDEFRRLESEALKRVESSENMVLSVGGGAMIKPENVETMRKIGKIVYLQTSLEELERRLEPEKSNRPLLQEGSHKTLKDLLEKRRAVYETADIILVTERFTPEEMAEIIAGITQLP; encoded by the coding sequence ATGACAGAAAGTTTAAAGGCTATTAGGTTTATGGCGGTAATTCTTGTAGGAATGATGGGGAGCGGGAAATCGACGGTGGGGCGTCTTGCGGCGTCATTATTCGGTTTAAAGTTTATAGATTTAGATGAGGAAATCGAACGTACGGCAGGAATCAAAATCGCCGAGATTTTCAAACGCTACGGCGAAGATGAGTTCCGAAGGTTGGAAAGCGAGGCGTTGAAACGTGTCGAATCTTCGGAGAATATGGTGCTTTCCGTCGGTGGAGGGGCGATGATAAAGCCGGAGAACGTAGAGACGATGCGCAAGATAGGAAAAATCGTGTATTTACAAACGAGTTTGGAGGAATTGGAACGCAGGCTGGAACCAGAAAAGAGCAATCGCCCGTTGCTACAGGAAGGTTCACACAAAACTCTTAAGGACCTACTCGAAAAGCGTCGCGCCGTTTACGAAACAGCCGATATAATTCTTGTAACAGAACGCTTCACGCCTGAAGAAATGGCAGAAATCATAGCAGGCATCACGCAACTTCCATGA
- a CDS encoding secretin N-terminal domain-containing protein yields the protein MRNLWIGGLIALLLFIGGSSDFFGQEQSTKRFDLALQDAELQYATQMLSQEAGLALQFVFLPSQQPYARITLNLKGVTVDEAVKYICEAAGADFRKDPGNVYVIFPKGTEPKIADNSQETKPVPPPPREVVVRKIVLKRQHPKYVLEELFAREADALGEWRAVLRFRDLHAGVYLNKGQDSPVYMNTSPSFTKLETITKGSNSPSNDSGIAVPGSDSGTGASGGSGQGLIGGGGGGGQFGGGGLGGGQFGGGGGLGGGGGLQLQGGQGFIPSGIDRIIYDPTDNSLIVQGDDNAIQQLERIIRQLDVAPRQVIIQVQFVTTRQNVSRNFGIDWLFQRGAIFVGNTPGTQARAGDPFFVNWGQGNLTTRLRTLLLESGATIIDAPMVRTLNNQPAFVLQQIATWIILNQLISVGQGQVIVAPTLQQVLIQTGLVVQPRINQDGYITLTINPQISQITGRVRGPQGEEAPEITTQTIFVTARVKSGETIVVGGLNHKDEQFSMQRYPILSDLPIIGGLFKSTSKTVNNTELLIFITPTIVPEEES from the coding sequence ATGCGCAATCTATGGATTGGTGGACTCATCGCGCTTCTACTGTTCATCGGTGGAAGCAGCGATTTTTTTGGACAGGAGCAAAGCACTAAACGCTTCGACCTCGCTCTGCAAGATGCTGAATTGCAATATGCGACACAAATGCTTTCACAGGAAGCTGGGCTCGCCCTGCAATTCGTTTTTCTGCCTTCTCAGCAACCTTATGCTCGCATTACGCTGAATCTGAAAGGCGTTACTGTAGACGAAGCAGTTAAATATATTTGCGAAGCAGCAGGTGCAGACTTTCGCAAAGACCCTGGGAATGTGTATGTGATTTTCCCTAAGGGCACAGAGCCGAAAATTGCGGACAACTCCCAAGAAACAAAACCCGTACCCCCCCCTCCGCGAGAAGTCGTGGTTAGAAAAATCGTTTTGAAGCGACAGCATCCGAAATACGTTTTGGAAGAATTGTTCGCAAGAGAAGCGGATGCGCTCGGTGAATGGAGAGCGGTGCTTCGTTTCCGTGACCTGCATGCTGGTGTTTATCTAAACAAGGGTCAGGATTCACCTGTCTATATGAACACATCTCCATCTTTCACCAAACTCGAAACCATAACGAAGGGCTCGAATTCTCCCTCCAACGACAGTGGTATTGCTGTTCCCGGTTCTGACTCAGGTACTGGAGCATCTGGTGGTTCTGGGCAAGGTCTTATCGGTGGAGGCGGAGGTGGTGGGCAGTTCGGCGGTGGTGGATTAGGCGGTGGCCAGTTCGGCGGCGGTGGTGGCCTTGGAGGCGGCGGCGGATTGCAATTGCAAGGCGGCCAAGGCTTTATTCCATCAGGCATTGACCGCATTATCTACGACCCGACCGACAACAGCCTCATCGTTCAAGGCGACGATAATGCAATTCAGCAATTAGAACGCATTATTCGTCAATTGGACGTTGCTCCCCGGCAGGTGATTATCCAAGTTCAATTCGTTACGACTCGACAAAACGTATCGAGAAACTTCGGAATTGACTGGCTATTCCAGCGTGGAGCGATTTTTGTGGGTAATACCCCTGGAACGCAGGCTCGAGCAGGAGATCCATTCTTTGTAAACTGGGGTCAAGGCAACTTGACGACTCGTTTGCGCACACTCCTTTTGGAAAGTGGAGCGACGATAATCGACGCTCCTATGGTGAGAACGCTGAATAATCAGCCGGCTTTCGTGTTGCAACAAATAGCGACTTGGATCATTCTCAACCAGTTGATTTCTGTCGGACAAGGTCAGGTTATCGTTGCACCGACGTTGCAGCAGGTTCTGATTCAAACAGGATTAGTGGTTCAACCGAGAATCAACCAAGATGGTTATATCACCTTGACGATTAACCCGCAAATCTCGCAGATAACGGGACGTGTTCGCGGTCCGCAAGGTGAAGAAGCACCGGAAATCACGACACAGACGATTTTCGTAACGGCTCGCGTGAAGAGCGGTGAGACGATTGTCGTCGGCGGGTTGAATCACAAAGACGAACAGTTTTCGATGCAGAGATATCCGATTCTTTCGGACTTGCCGATAATCGGAGGTTTGTTCAAATCTACATCGAAGACGGTAAACAACACTGAACTTTTGATTTTCATTACTCCGACGATTGTTCCAGAAGAGGAATCATAA
- the pilM gene encoding type IV pilus assembly protein PilM, translating to MAKRLTAAVGVDVGTKGIKVAIVRLGKDSPNIVGLGYSPTPEGTCDHTGIFDPQAIGKAVQAAVKESGAATKDAIFCINGSSSVVVRILEVPRMSEQELAAHMEWEIQRNIPFAESNVVSDYRPIENPALATTQNMEVVMAVSPQSAIDTIIATSKAAGLKIAAIDVEPLGLARVLKTCHPNDIGAKNLCLIHFGHSTTAINMYRAGTIAFPRTIPIGGAALTKAIADGLGIGMAEAEEKKRHASAPEATPGGFTMPAAGSTATPYTYETAQAAAEGADEMARIRSLLAPPLEELVAEVRRSIDYYRSRGGVVEEIALSGGSANLNGLEQYLNTSLGMPVSKVNPFSNLPVDLRGVGETYMKERASEFSVAVGMGLHIAYD from the coding sequence ATGGCAAAACGTCTAACCGCTGCCGTGGGGGTGGATGTCGGCACTAAAGGAATCAAAGTAGCCATAGTCCGCCTCGGCAAAGACTCTCCTAATATCGTTGGCTTAGGCTATTCACCGACCCCCGAAGGAACATGCGACCACACCGGCATTTTCGACCCGCAAGCCATAGGCAAAGCCGTCCAAGCCGCTGTGAAAGAATCTGGTGCAGCAACGAAAGACGCTATTTTTTGTATTAATGGCTCTTCTTCTGTTGTGGTGAGGATTCTCGAAGTTCCTCGAATGAGCGAACAGGAACTCGCCGCGCATATGGAATGGGAAATTCAGCGAAATATCCCCTTTGCGGAGTCCAACGTCGTAAGCGATTATCGCCCAATCGAAAATCCTGCACTCGCCACAACTCAAAATATGGAAGTAGTCATGGCGGTCTCCCCCCAAAGCGCAATTGATACCATCATCGCAACCTCCAAAGCTGCAGGGCTAAAAATTGCGGCTATCGATGTCGAACCTTTAGGACTCGCGCGAGTTCTGAAAACATGCCATCCGAATGATATAGGTGCAAAGAACCTTTGCCTCATTCACTTCGGGCACAGCACTACGGCCATAAATATGTATCGTGCAGGAACCATCGCATTTCCGAGAACGATTCCTATCGGAGGAGCTGCGTTGACGAAAGCGATTGCCGATGGTCTCGGTATCGGGATGGCAGAAGCGGAAGAGAAAAAACGGCACGCAAGCGCTCCTGAAGCTACCCCTGGTGGTTTCACAATGCCTGCTGCCGGCTCGACAGCAACACCGTACACATATGAAACCGCTCAAGCAGCGGCTGAGGGAGCCGACGAAATGGCACGTATTCGTAGTCTTCTTGCTCCGCCTCTCGAAGAGTTAGTGGCAGAGGTTCGTCGTTCGATTGATTATTACCGCAGTAGAGGTGGAGTGGTCGAAGAGATCGCCCTCAGCGGTGGAAGCGCAAACCTCAACGGTTTAGAGCAATACTTGAACACGAGTTTGGGGATGCCCGTTTCGAAAGTCAACCCGTTCTCGAACTTGCCAGTGGACCTACGCGGAGTGGGTGAAACCTATATGAAAGAGAGGGCATCTGAGTTTTCAGTAGCAGTCGGCATGGGACTGCATATCGCCTATGATTAG